One Dermacentor andersoni chromosome 6, qqDerAnde1_hic_scaffold, whole genome shotgun sequence genomic window carries:
- the LOC126522443 gene encoding innexin inx2-like yields MDLLGSLKSYFTTKYVITDNLMCRMHHKASVGVLLAFSILVTGKQYVGDPIDCISKDSVPGNLLDTYCWIHKTFSVATAWHGKLGDDVAYPGVAPHTEGDPKVYHGYYQWVCFVLMLQALFFYVPRYLWKTIEGRRIQSLTEQLSSPMQDRATLEKARGMVVDYLVANRGYHGGYFSGFVFTEMLYFVNVVAQIFIMDKFLGGEFSTYGARVIEFTEWHWEARYDPMIKVFPRMTKCTFHMFGTSGDLQKHDAVCVLPINIINEKIYVFLWFWFVILTIITGLFLIYRVVIIVSSSVRFHIMYSRNRNVDSENLREIVQTVSTADWFILYQISKNVEPGHMKEFVNDYAQELDVGSKASRQKLRDSK; encoded by the coding sequence ATGGATCTGCTCGGCTCGCTCAAGTCCTACTTCACCACCAAGTATGTCATCACCGACAACCTCATGTGTCGGATGCACCACAAGGCGTCCGTGGGGGTTCTGCTGGCCTTCAGCATACTCGTAACTGGCAAGCAGTACGTGGGCGACCCGATCGACTGCATCAGCAAGGACTCGGTGCCTGGGAACTTGCTAGACACCTATTGCTGGATACACAAAACCTTCAGTGTGGCCACAGCGTGGCACGGAAAACTGGGCGACGATGTGGCCTACCCGGGAGTGGCTCCTCACACCGAAGGCGATCCCAAGGTGTACCATGGCTACTACCAGTGGGTGTGCTTCGTGCTGATGCTGCAGGCGCTCTTCTTCTACGTTCCCCGCTACCTCTGGAAGACCATCGAGGGTCGTCGCATTCAGAGCCTCACGGAACAGCTATCGTCTCCCATGCAAGACAGAGCGACCCTTGAGAAAGCCCGAGGCATGGTCGTCGACTACCTTGTCGCCAACAGGGGTTATCACGGAGGCTACTTCTCTGGGTTCGTGTTCACCGAAATGCTCTACTTCGTCAACGTAGTGGCACAGATATTCATCATGGACAAGTTTCTGGGAGGAGAGTTTTCAACCTACGGAGCGCGCGTCATCGAGTTCACCGAATGGCACTGGGAGGCCCGCTATGACCCGATGATCAAGGTGTTCCCGCGAATGACCAAGTGTACCTTCCACATGTTCGGTACCTCCGGAGACTTGCAGAAGCATGACGCCGTCTGCGTGCTCCCCATCAACATCATCAACGAGAAAATCTACGTCTTCCTCTGGTTCTGGTTCGTCATACTGACCATCATCACGGGCCTCTTTCTCATCTACAGGGTGGTCATCATCGTGTCCAGCTCCGTCCGCTTCCACATCATGTACAGCCGAAACCGCAACGTCGACTCGGAGAACCTTCGAGAAATCGTGCAGACCGTCAGCACCGCTGACTGGTTCATCCTCTACCAGATCAGCAAGAACGTCGAACCGGGCCACATGAAAGAATTCGTGAATGATTATGCTCAGGAACTGGACGTCGGCTCCAAGGCGAGCAGACAGAAGCTTAGGGACAGCAAGTGA